A single window of Xiphophorus hellerii strain 12219 chromosome 12, Xiphophorus_hellerii-4.1, whole genome shotgun sequence DNA harbors:
- the LOC116729600 gene encoding GTPase IMAP family member 7-like → TGDSEKEDPECLRIVLIGKTGCGKSFSGNTILGGNYFEAKPATNSITKRCQKAQSEVDGRPVAVVDTPGLLDNSLSHAEVQEELLKCMSLLAPGPHVFLLVLPIRRLTPEEKETLKFVKEGFGKHSENFTIILFTHGGELERHNKSIEDFIKDNSDESFKKLIEDCGRRHHVFENHNDQNRTQVTELLKKIDNMVEENGGRCFTNDLLQEAEAAIRREMERILKEKEEEMQQKIEGLLRKHQKEKDEMEREMMEVKAKTELQIKQKDIKIKYIERCLKEAEQEKMKEQARRKEEKRKLKLEKEEWEEKLKKSETETGLQKHQSVLKKHEAWEKEVKMLKEKNKQEDKRRQKEEKRLKEEYEQLKQEYEKQKQEYTIRTEKEAKYREEQDEKHQKEVEKLRETHKEEARKKAEEFNEFKEKYSQEFAAQKKVHEKQLKDKDDKYDILKALKELNEKEARAKHRKQIIDLVKYSVSDRTHENGHILDLAPSFGLNANMRPTTLVKGANT, encoded by the exons ACAGGTGACTCAGAGAAGGAGGATCCTGAGTGTCTCAGGATCGTTCTGATCGGAAAGACTGGCTGCGGAAAAAGTTTCTCAGGAAATACCATCCTGGGAGGAAACTACTTTGAAGCCAAACCAGCTACAAATTCAATCACAAAGCGTTGCCAGAAAGCCCAGAGCGAAGTGGACGGCCGTCCTGTTGCTGTGGTCGACACTCCAGGCCTATTGGACAACAGTTTGTCTCATGCAGAAGTGCAAGAAGAGCTGCTGAAATGCATGAGTCTCCTGGCTCCAGGTCCACATGTCTTCCTGTTGGTCTTACCCATCAGACGATTAACACCAGAGGAGAAGGAGACTTTAAAATTTGTAAAGGAAGGCTTTGGAAAACATTCAGAGAACTTCACCATCATCCTATTCACACATGGAGGTGAACTGGAACGTCATAACAAATCTATTGAAGATTTTATTAAAGATAATTCAGATGAGTCCTTTAAGAAGCTCATTGAGGACTGTGGAAGAAGACACCATGTGTTCGAAAACCACAATGACCAGAACCGTACACAAGTCACAGAGCTGCTCAAAAAGATCGATAACATGGTAGAGGAAAATGGAGGCAGGTGCTTCACCAACGACCTGCTGCAGGAGGCTGAAGCAGCGATACGGAGAGAAATGGAAAGaatcctgaaagaaaaggaagaagagaTGCAGCAAAAGATTGAGGGACTACTaagaaaacatcagaaagaaaaagatgaaatggAAAGAGAGATGATGGAggtaaaagcaaaaactgaactACAAATTAAgcagaaagacataaaaatcaAGTATATAGAGAGGTGTCTCAAGGAGGCAGAGCAGGAAAAGATGAAGGAGCAAGCcaggagaaaagaagaaaaaagaaaactgaaacttGAGAAAGAGGAGtgggaagaaaaactgaaaaaatctgaaacagaaacaggccTCCAGAAACACCAATCAGTGCTAAAGAAACATGAAGCCTGGGAGAAAGAAGTGAAAAtgttaaaggagaaaaacaaacaagaagatAAACGGAGGcaaaaggaggagaaaagactGAAAGAGGAGTATGAGCAACTGAAACAAgaatatgaaaaacagaaacaagaataTACTATCAGAACAGAAAAGGAGGCAAAGTACCGAGAAGAACAAGATGAGAAGCATCAGAAGGAGGTGGAGAAACTTAGAGAGACTCATAAGGAAGAAGCCAGAAAGAAAGCTGAAGAGTTTAATGAGTTCAAAGAGAAATACAGCCAGGAATTTGCAGCTCAGAAAAAAGTGCatgaaaaacaactgaaagacAAAGACGACAAATATGATATACTGAAGGCGCTGAAAGAGCTCAACGAAAAGGAAGCCAGAGCAAAGCACCGCAAGCAGATCATCGACTTGGTGAAAT ACTCAGTGTCTGACAGGACGCATGAAAACGGACACATCCTGGACCTGGCGCCGTCTTTTGGCCTCAATGCAAATATGAGGCCAACAACCCTGGTGAAAGGAGCGAACACGTGA
- the LOC116729601 gene encoding GTPase IMAP family member 4-like gives MELEVRDRQISRGDEDIRRRVDHENPNNIRIVLIGKTGSGKSSSGNTILGRKKFEAKLSQKSVTKECVKKKTEIDGRPVFVVDTPGLFDNSLSLAEVQGELVECVKLLAPGPHVFLLVVQIGRFTAEEKKTLEMINDIFGKNSETFTIVLLTGGDFLEQDGITVEDYIEKESDDSFKNLITDCGGRYHVFNNKEGENRSQVRELVRKIDDMVKENGGSFYTNEMLQAAEAALQKKMQKILLQKIEENIRIENELRKKEQEYRKEKQRLMEREQQDWREKRQREEKWRQQREAIRINNLKEEYEKEKRIRRELHEKELRELEETAD, from the exons TTGACCATGAGAATCCAAACAACATCAGAATTGTTCTGATTGGAAAGACTGGCAGTGGAAAGAGTTCATCAGGAAACACCATCCTGGGAAGAAAGAAGTTTGAAGCAAAATTGAGTCAAAAATCTGTCACAAAGGAATGTGTGaagaaaaagactgaaatagATGGACGGCCAGTTTTTGTGGTTGACACACCTGGACTTTTTGACAACAGTTTAAGCCTTGCAGAAGTTCAGGGTGAGCTGGTGGAGTGTGTAAAGCTCCTGGCTCCAGGTCCTCATGTCTTCCTGCTGGTTGTACAGATCGGCAGATTCACAGCAGAGGAGAAGAAGACGTTGGAAATGATCAATGATATATTTGGGAAGAATTCAGAGACGTTCACCATCGTTCTTTTAACTGGTGGAGATTTCTTAGAGCAAGATGGCATCACTGTTGAAGATTATATTGAAAAAGAAAGTGATGATTCTTTCAAGAATCTGATCACTGACTGTGGAGGAAGATACCATGTGTTTAATAATAAGGAAGGAGAAAATCGTTCTCAGGTCAGAGAGCTGGTCAGAAAGATCGACGACATGGTGAAAGAAAATGGAGGAAGTTTCTACACCAATGAGATGCTGCAGGCGGCCGAAGCTGCCTTAcagaagaaaatgcagaaaatt TTACTGCAGAAAATTGAGGAAAATATCAGAATAGAAAATGAGCTGAGAAAGAAAGAGCAGGAATATaggaaagagaaacaaaggcTGATGGAGAGAGAACAACAAGACTGGcgggaaaaaagacaaagagaagaaaaatggagACAGCAGAGGGAGGCGATAAGAATTAATAATCTCAAAGAAGAATATGAAAAGGAGAAGAGAATTAGAAGAGAACTGCATGAGAAGGAACtcagagagctggaggagac AGCAGATTAG